A region of the Myxococcus guangdongensis genome:
CCGGCACGCCGAACCCAATCAGCACGTCCGCGAACTCATCGTTGAAGAGGGAGGTGAACGCGTCCGACGACGTCTGGGGCGACGCCGGACCGACGAGCGCTTCCAGGCGGGTGACCTCGGCCCGCAGATGCCGGATGGTCGCGTTGTCGGCCCCAGGGGGCTGCCGCGCCAGCCAGCGGAGAATCCTGGCGATCTCCAGCCGCGCGGACTGCGGGTTTGCTGTACTGACGCTGTTCTTCAGGGACTGTGGCTCGTCCGTGTCTGCCCCCAGCAGCGGCGTGCCCAGAGGCTGCCGGCGGAGCGTGCTCGTACCGCCCTGGAGGGTGTGCGACAGCTCGTGCGCCAGCAGCCGGTCTCCGGTGGCCGTCCCCGGCCCGTAGCGCCCGGGAGCGAAGACCACGTCACTGCCCACGGAGTAGGCGTGCGCGCCCACCGCCAGGGCGCTCTGCGCGGCTCGCGAGTCGTCGTGCACACGCACGGAGGAGAAATCAGCGCCTCCGAAGCGCGCTTCCATCGCGTCTCGCGCGGCCGGCTCCAGCGGGCGCCCGGGTCGAGCGAGCACCTCGTGGACGACCGGCGGCGCGAGCGCGCGCGAGGCCCCCACGCCCCCATTCCCCCAGTGCAGCCCCGAGCCGAGAGGCGCGGAGTTCGACGTCCCCATGGCCTTGTCGGCCACGGCGTCTGCCTCGCGCTCGCACGGGTCCTCAGGGGAGCCGAGGGTCAGCTCCCGCTGAGCCTGGGGCGGTGTGATGGCGATGCGGGCGAAATCGAACGAGGACCCGGGCGCGACCGGCGGCGACACCTCGCCTCCCGATTCCGCGGCGTCGCGCCTGACGGCTGGGCGCTGCGATTCACGCTTCGGGGCAGGAGCATGCGCCGACGACGGACGCGGCTTCTGGTCGAACGCGAACATGGAGCAGTCCTCCCCCTGGACGACAACGATGGCGCCGCACGGCGTCAGTCGCCAAGTATAGGGGAGATGGGGGCACGGGCGTCACCTGGCGTGGGCGAAGCCCCACTCAACGCTCCCCCCAGTTGCCCAGGAAGTCGCCCATGGTGAGTCGCACGCCTTGGTTGCGCAGGATGCCGTAGGCCGTGGTCAGGTGATAGAAGAAGTGGGGAATCGCAAAGGCCATCAGGAACTGTCGACCCCTGGCGCGCACCGAGCCCCGGCGGTGCTCGATGACGACCTCCCGTTCGAGGCCCGCTTCGAGGTCGCTCGAAGAGAGTTCGCGCAGATACGCCATCGTCGCATCGAGCCGGTGATGGAGCTCCGCGAAACTCCTCGCATCGCTCGCGGCCGGCACCCGTGACTCTCCCAGTAATCGCGCCATCGCCAACCTGGCGCCCTCCGCGG
Encoded here:
- a CDS encoding DUF1993 family protein — translated: MSLDANELTTGVFVRGLANLKTQLTKAEEHAAARGCGDQSLLDARLSGAGAADSPADLHQYTLAAHVHWAAEGARLAMARLLGESRVPAASDARSFAELHHRLDATMAYLRELSSSDLEAGLEREVVIEHRRGSVRARGRQFLMAFAIPHFFYHLTTAYGILRNQGVRLTMGDFLGNWGER